Proteins co-encoded in one Brassica rapa cultivar Chiifu-401-42 chromosome A02, CAAS_Brap_v3.01, whole genome shotgun sequence genomic window:
- the LOC103854182 gene encoding uncharacterized protein LOC103854182 isoform X2, protein MSGVSSSINCGVRGARNILAKDVLEEENVSKGKRLYTIRMQSNASATSKSTDTQITSQVDGLASAMSELTAVKGRAPSNTDFRDAMLSMGKTLIEQKKSDSQSTTFQQRKELVVALVQWTKTITILVKTAVELRVGKSMDISKLGLDVDVNSIVGSERIETSSSNITTGGHSNVSTSGSVTTTRSERNTKTGSNNHIGVSTETGSPNIKNGSQNSGLSP, encoded by the exons ATGTCTGGTGTTTCTAGTAGCATCAACTGTGGTGTACGAGGCGCAAGGAACATTCTTGCTAAAGATGTACTTGAGGAGGAAAATGTTTCGAAGGGCAAGAGACTTTACACCATTCGCATGCAAAG CAATGCCTCGGCCACATCGAAAAGCACAGATACACAGATCACATCACAAGTTGACGGCCTAGCCAGTGCTATGTCTGAATTAACTGCTGTTAAAGGCAGAGCACCA TCGAATACGGATTTTAGAGACGCAATGCTGTCAATGGGAAAAACTTTGATTGAACAGAAGAAAAGTGATTCACAGAGTACGACATTTCAGCAAAGGAAAGAGTTGGTCGTGGCTCTGGTGCAATGGACTAAAACCATCACTATATTGGTAAAAACTGCTGTGGAGTTGAGAGTAGGAAAGTCGATGGATATATCGAAGCTAGGGCTTGACGTTGATGTTAACTCCATTGTTGGAAGTGAAAGAATCGAAACTAGTTCCTCAAACATTACGACGGGAGGCCACAGCAACGTAAGCACATCCGGAAGTGTCACAACCACCAGATCAGAAAGAAACACTAAAACAGGATCAAACAATCATATTGGTGTAAGCACCGAAACTGGTTCTCCAAACATTAAAAACGGAAGTCAAAACAGCGGTTTATCACCATAA
- the LOC103854183 gene encoding mucin-5AC isoform X1, whose product MANKNVLGLCLMFLVVSSVVYEAQGTFLLKMYLKRNFLRNARNFTPFACKGMLLLISRLKRGCPATEGFKTFFSLFTSYVKFIKTASTTSNTDTQLTTKVDALTNAISVLTGAKSGSNSNFRETMLSMGKTLIEQKRSTSQRMTHQQKKMLVAAMVQWTKTVVTLVKTAVETAGKSIDVSNLGLDVDVNSIVGSGSDESPESGSGSNTNSGSIIYEDTTGGGSGSPSGSPGCSPSSTTTTQSDGSTMGSQSGTATESPSGTTTESPSGTTTDSPSGSPTDTPSGTTTETPSGTGTGSPSGSPTDSPSGATTDSPSETTTESPSDTTMGSPSGSPTDSPSGETTDSPSETTMGSPSGSPTDSPSGETTDSPSETTMGSPSGSPTDSPSGATTESQSDTTTESPSDTNTGSPSGSPTDGPSGATTESQSDTTTESPSGSPTDSPSGATTDSPSGTTTDSPSGATTDSPSDTTKGSPSGSPTDSPSGETTDSPTGATTESPSGTTTESPNGSPTDSPSGTATDSPSSTTTGGPSGSPTDSPSGSPTDSPSGSPTDSPSGSPTASEDATSNTNSQSSQSSTSSSSTTSAKEVEIQTSKEARSFIHGLEKKYAGTVQLDTFFEKLKTSMSASTKISNTDEKRFVSKMSSAVSSVSEAATTVTSKLAKSPEAKNRMESSQEKLMNTYKELEEVNSKIVSENKGKTVSSAQKSELKQILSKWEQVTTQFVENLVSSSSSSSSSSQSQQSQQSQKSHQSEQSQQGSTMKTETN is encoded by the exons ATGGCTAATAAAAACGTACTAGGATTATGTCTAATGTTTCTAGTAGTATCAAGTGTGGTCTACGAGGCGCAAGGAACTTTCTTGCTAAAGATGTACTTGAAGAGGAATTTTTTACGAAATGCAAGGAACTTTACACCATTCGCATGCAAAGGTATGTTATTATTGATTAGTAGACTTAAACGTGGGTGTCCCGCGACTGAAGGATTCAAGACTTTCTTTTCACTGTTCACGTCTTACGTGAAATTCATCAAAACGGCATCGACCACATCGAATACTGATACTCAGCTAACAACAAAAGTTGACGCCCTCACCAATGCTATATCTGTGTTGACTGGTGCTAAAAGCGGA TCGAATTCAAATTTTAGAGAGACCATGCTGTCAATGGGAAAGACTTTGATTGAGCAGAAGAGGAGTACTTCACAGCGCATGACACATCAGCAAAAGAAAATGTTGGTTGCGGCTATGGTGCAATGGACTAAAACGGTAGTTACATTGGTGAAAACGGCCGTAGAGACAGCAGGAAAGTCTATTGATGTATCGAACCTAGGGCTTGACGTTGATGTTAACTCCATTGTTGGAAGTGGAAGTGATGAAAGCCCAGAAAGCGGTTCAGGAAGCAATACTAATTCAGGTTCAATCATTTACGAAGACACTACCGGTGGAGGTTCAGGCAGTCCGAGTGGAAGTCCCGGATGCAGCCCTTCTTCGACCACGACCACACAATCCGACGGTTCTACCATGGGCAGCCAAAGTGGTACAGCCACAGAGAGCCCGAGTGGTACAACCACAGAGAGCCCGAGTGGTACAACCACGGACAGTCCAAGTGGAAGTCCCACGGACACCCCGAGTGGTACAACCACGGAGACCCCGAGTGGTACAGGCACGGGAAGCCCGAGTGGAAGTCCCACGGACAGCCCGAGTGGTGCAACCACGGACAGCCCGAGTGAAACAACCACAGAGAGCCCGAGTGATACAACCATGGGGAGCCCGAGTGGAAGTCCCACGGACAGCCCGAGTGGTGAAACCACAGACAGCCCGAGTGAAACAACCATGGGGAGCCCGAGTGGAAGTCCCACGGACAGCCCGAGTGGTGAAACCACAGACAGCCCGAGTGAAACAACCATGGGGAGCCCGAGTGGAAGTCCCACGGACAGCCCGAGTGGTGCAACTACAGAGAGCCAGAGTGATACAACCACGGAGAGCCCGAGTGATACAAACACGGGGAGCCCAAGTGGAAGTCCCACAGACGGCCCGAGTGGTGCAACCACAGAGAGCCAGAGTGATACAACCACGGAGAGCCCAAGTGGAAGTCCCACGGACAGCCCGAGTGGTGCAACCACAGACAGCCCGAGTGGCACAACCACAGACAGCCCGAGTGGTGCAACCACAGACAGCCCGAGTGATACAACCAAGGGGAGCCCGAGTGGAAGTCCCACGGACAGCCCGAGTGGTGAAACCACGGACAGCCCGACTGGTGCAACCACAGAAAGCCCAAGTGGTACAACCACAGAAAGCCCGAATGGAAGTCCCACGGACAGCCCTTCTggtacagccacagacagcccgAGTAGCACAACCACAGGTGGCCCGAGTGGAAGTCCCACAGACAGCCCGAGCGGAAGTCCCACGGACAGCCCGAGCGGAAGTCCCACGGACAGCCCGAGCGGAAGTCCCACTGCTAGCGAAGATGCTACTTCTAATACCAACAGCCAAAGCTCACAAAGTTCAACAAGTAGCTCATCAACAACATCAGCGAAAGAAGTCGAGATTCAAACATCCAAAGAAGCAAGGTCATTCATTCATGGCCTAGAGAAGAAGTACGCAGGAACCGTACAACTCGACACTTTCTTCGAGAAACTCAAGACTTCCATGTCTGCTTCCACAAAGATCTCTAACACAGATGAAAAACGCTTCGTTTCTAAAATGAGTTCTGCAGTTAGTTCAGTGTCCGAGGCCGCAACTACTGTTACTTCAAAGTTAGCCAAATCACCAGAG GCTAAGAACCGCATGGAATCTTCCCAAGAAAAATTGATGAATACTTACAAAGAACTAGAAGAGGTAAACAGTAAAATCGTGAGCGAGAATAAAGGCAAGACAGTGTCGTCCGCACAAAAGTCAGAGCTTAAGCAGATACTCAGTAAATGGGAACAAGTCACCACCCAGTTTGTGGAGAATCTTGTTTCTTCgagttcttcatcttcatcttcctctcaGTCTCAGCAATCTCAACAGTCTCAAAAATCTCATCAGTCTGAACAGTCTCAGCAAGGCAGTACCATGAAGACTGAGACCAATTGA
- the LOC103854183 gene encoding mucin-5AC isoform X3 gives MQGTLHHSHAKLTTKVDALTNAISVLTGAKSGSNSNFRETMLSMGKTLIEQKRSTSQRMTHQQKKMLVAAMVQWTKTVVTLVKTAVETAGKSIDVSNLGLDVDVNSIVGSGSDESPESGSGSNTNSGSIIYEDTTGGGSGSPSGSPGCSPSSTTTTQSDGSTMGSQSGTATESPSGTTTESPSGTTTDSPSGSPTDTPSGTTTETPSGTGTGSPSGSPTDSPSGATTDSPSETTTESPSDTTMGSPSGSPTDSPSGETTDSPSETTMGSPSGSPTDSPSGETTDSPSETTMGSPSGSPTDSPSGATTESQSDTTTESPSDTNTGSPSGSPTDGPSGATTESQSDTTTESPSGSPTDSPSGATTDSPSGTTTDSPSGATTDSPSDTTKGSPSGSPTDSPSGETTDSPTGATTESPSGTTTESPNGSPTDSPSGTATDSPSSTTTGGPSGSPTDSPSGSPTDSPSGSPTDSPSGSPTASEDATSNTNSQSSQSSTSSSSTTSAKEVEIQTSKEARSFIHGLEKKYAGTVQLDTFFEKLKTSMSASTKISNTDEKRFVSKMSSAVSSVSEAATTVTSKLAKSPEAKNRMESSQEKLMNTYKELEEVNSKIVSENKGKTVSSAQKSELKQILSKWEQVTTQFVENLVSSSSSSSSSSQSQQSQQSQKSHQSEQSQQGSTMKTETN, from the exons ATGCAAGGAACTTTACACCATTCGCATGCAAAG CTAACAACAAAAGTTGACGCCCTCACCAATGCTATATCTGTGTTGACTGGTGCTAAAAGCGGA TCGAATTCAAATTTTAGAGAGACCATGCTGTCAATGGGAAAGACTTTGATTGAGCAGAAGAGGAGTACTTCACAGCGCATGACACATCAGCAAAAGAAAATGTTGGTTGCGGCTATGGTGCAATGGACTAAAACGGTAGTTACATTGGTGAAAACGGCCGTAGAGACAGCAGGAAAGTCTATTGATGTATCGAACCTAGGGCTTGACGTTGATGTTAACTCCATTGTTGGAAGTGGAAGTGATGAAAGCCCAGAAAGCGGTTCAGGAAGCAATACTAATTCAGGTTCAATCATTTACGAAGACACTACCGGTGGAGGTTCAGGCAGTCCGAGTGGAAGTCCCGGATGCAGCCCTTCTTCGACCACGACCACACAATCCGACGGTTCTACCATGGGCAGCCAAAGTGGTACAGCCACAGAGAGCCCGAGTGGTACAACCACAGAGAGCCCGAGTGGTACAACCACGGACAGTCCAAGTGGAAGTCCCACGGACACCCCGAGTGGTACAACCACGGAGACCCCGAGTGGTACAGGCACGGGAAGCCCGAGTGGAAGTCCCACGGACAGCCCGAGTGGTGCAACCACGGACAGCCCGAGTGAAACAACCACAGAGAGCCCGAGTGATACAACCATGGGGAGCCCGAGTGGAAGTCCCACGGACAGCCCGAGTGGTGAAACCACAGACAGCCCGAGTGAAACAACCATGGGGAGCCCGAGTGGAAGTCCCACGGACAGCCCGAGTGGTGAAACCACAGACAGCCCGAGTGAAACAACCATGGGGAGCCCGAGTGGAAGTCCCACGGACAGCCCGAGTGGTGCAACTACAGAGAGCCAGAGTGATACAACCACGGAGAGCCCGAGTGATACAAACACGGGGAGCCCAAGTGGAAGTCCCACAGACGGCCCGAGTGGTGCAACCACAGAGAGCCAGAGTGATACAACCACGGAGAGCCCAAGTGGAAGTCCCACGGACAGCCCGAGTGGTGCAACCACAGACAGCCCGAGTGGCACAACCACAGACAGCCCGAGTGGTGCAACCACAGACAGCCCGAGTGATACAACCAAGGGGAGCCCGAGTGGAAGTCCCACGGACAGCCCGAGTGGTGAAACCACGGACAGCCCGACTGGTGCAACCACAGAAAGCCCAAGTGGTACAACCACAGAAAGCCCGAATGGAAGTCCCACGGACAGCCCTTCTggtacagccacagacagcccgAGTAGCACAACCACAGGTGGCCCGAGTGGAAGTCCCACAGACAGCCCGAGCGGAAGTCCCACGGACAGCCCGAGCGGAAGTCCCACGGACAGCCCGAGCGGAAGTCCCACTGCTAGCGAAGATGCTACTTCTAATACCAACAGCCAAAGCTCACAAAGTTCAACAAGTAGCTCATCAACAACATCAGCGAAAGAAGTCGAGATTCAAACATCCAAAGAAGCAAGGTCATTCATTCATGGCCTAGAGAAGAAGTACGCAGGAACCGTACAACTCGACACTTTCTTCGAGAAACTCAAGACTTCCATGTCTGCTTCCACAAAGATCTCTAACACAGATGAAAAACGCTTCGTTTCTAAAATGAGTTCTGCAGTTAGTTCAGTGTCCGAGGCCGCAACTACTGTTACTTCAAAGTTAGCCAAATCACCAGAG GCTAAGAACCGCATGGAATCTTCCCAAGAAAAATTGATGAATACTTACAAAGAACTAGAAGAGGTAAACAGTAAAATCGTGAGCGAGAATAAAGGCAAGACAGTGTCGTCCGCACAAAAGTCAGAGCTTAAGCAGATACTCAGTAAATGGGAACAAGTCACCACCCAGTTTGTGGAGAATCTTGTTTCTTCgagttcttcatcttcatcttcctctcaGTCTCAGCAATCTCAACAGTCTCAAAAATCTCATCAGTCTGAACAGTCTCAGCAAGGCAGTACCATGAAGACTGAGACCAATTGA
- the LOC103854182 gene encoding uncharacterized protein LOC103854182 isoform X1 — MADKNVLAICLVFLVASTVVYEAQGTFLLKMYLRRKMFRRARDFTPFACKGMLFLIKRLRGGCPATREFKKFFSLFTSYVKFISNASATSKSTDTQITSQVDGLASAMSELTAVKGRAPSNTDFRDAMLSMGKTLIEQKKSDSQSTTFQQRKELVVALVQWTKTITILVKTAVELRVGKSMDISKLGLDVDVNSIVGSERIETSSSNITTGGHSNVSTSGSVTTTRSERNTKTGSNNHIGVSTETGSPNIKNGSQNSGLSP, encoded by the exons atgGCTGATAAAAATGTACTAGCAATATGTCTGGTGTTTCTAGTAGCATCAACTGTGGTGTACGAGGCGCAAGGAACATTCTTGCTAAAGATGTACTTGAGGAGGAAAATGTTTCGAAGGGCAAGAGACTTTACACCATTCGCATGCAAAGGTATGTTATTTTTGATCAAGAGACTTCGAGGTGGGTGTCCTGCGACTAGAGAATTCAAGAAATTCTTTTCACTCTTCACGTCTTACGTTAAATTCATCAGCAATGCCTCGGCCACATCGAAAAGCACAGATACACAGATCACATCACAAGTTGACGGCCTAGCCAGTGCTATGTCTGAATTAACTGCTGTTAAAGGCAGAGCACCA TCGAATACGGATTTTAGAGACGCAATGCTGTCAATGGGAAAAACTTTGATTGAACAGAAGAAAAGTGATTCACAGAGTACGACATTTCAGCAAAGGAAAGAGTTGGTCGTGGCTCTGGTGCAATGGACTAAAACCATCACTATATTGGTAAAAACTGCTGTGGAGTTGAGAGTAGGAAAGTCGATGGATATATCGAAGCTAGGGCTTGACGTTGATGTTAACTCCATTGTTGGAAGTGAAAGAATCGAAACTAGTTCCTCAAACATTACGACGGGAGGCCACAGCAACGTAAGCACATCCGGAAGTGTCACAACCACCAGATCAGAAAGAAACACTAAAACAGGATCAAACAATCATATTGGTGTAAGCACCGAAACTGGTTCTCCAAACATTAAAAACGGAAGTCAAAACAGCGGTTTATCACCATAA
- the LOC103854181 gene encoding uncharacterized protein At5g39865 — MQRKYYQMAKKVSVDLINNQKQPNTKFLIFFSLFKNTTFLASSLTEILQSDDEATYDSDDHYDYANIHVLALIHHLIVFIFFPVLFFLIQFPLFWSNFLFFDMGCASSKHRKRCLHCRQGYSPVDMSPRPSVQHPPQHSDDMLALSSSTLGSLKLCYSSFGHSRIHLADFTGNLATDQSGENRQEDGFGQKEDREKEMQAKLMEAKVWSSMMNDKIPKIVPKTPILTPPGEPETINTWEMMDGLEDSVSPLRSTSHVRSFSFDGGCKRPKENGNVILYFTSLRGIRKTYEDSCDVRVILKGIGVRVDERDVSMHSSFRDELKELLLEGKFNNDVGITLPRVFLGRKYLGGAEEIRKLNEDGKLEKILEGCERVEENKNGNGKECEACGDIRFVPCETCSGSCKVYNEDDESEKEDRDYGFQTCPDCNENGLVRCPLCCD; from the coding sequence ATGCAGAGAAAGTACTATCAAATGGCAAAAAAGGTTTCTGTAGACcttataaataatcaaaaacaaCCTAACACAaagttcttgatttttttttctcttttcaagAACACCACATTTCTTGCTTCTTCTTTGACAGAGATTTTGCAATCAGACGACGAGGCTACTTACGATTCCGATGATCATTATGATTATGCTAATATCCATGTCCTAGCTTTGATACATCATTTGATTGTGTTTATTTTCTTTCccgtattgttttttttaattcaatttcCTCTGTTTTGGTCAAATTTTCTGTTTTTCGATATGGGCTGTGCGAGCTCGAAGCACCGTAAACGTTGCCTACACTGCCGGCAAGGATATTCTCCGGTAGACATGTCACCTAGACCCTCCGTGCAACACCCACCGCAACATTCCGACGACATGTTGGCTCTCAGTTCCTCCACCCTCGGATCTCTCAAGCTCTGCTACTCCTCTTTCGGACATAGCCGCATACACTTGGCAGATTTCACCGGTAACCTTGCCACCGACCAATCCGGAGAGAACCGACAAGAAGATGGGTTTGGTCAGAAAGAAGACAGAGAGAAGGAAATGCAAGCTAAGCTTATGGAAGCTAAAGTATGGTCAAGTATGATGAACGACAAGATCCCCAAGATTGTCCCCAAAACTCCTATCTTGACGCCTCCTGGAGAGCCAGAAACGATCAACACGTGGGAGATGATGGACGGGCTTGAAGATTCCGTTAGCCCTCTTCGGTCAACTAGTCACGTTAGGAGCTTCTCGTTTGATGGTGGTTGTAAACGTCCCAAGGAGAATGGTAATGTGATACTCTACTTCACAAGCCTTAGAGGTATAAGGAAGACATATGAAGATAGCTGTGATGTCAGGGTTATACTTAAAGGCATTGGGGTTAGGGTGGATGAGCGTGATGTATCGATGCATTCGAGTTTTAGAGACGAGCTCAAGGAGTTATTACTAGAGGGCAAATTCAATAATGACGTGGGGATCACCTTACCTAGAGTTTTCTTGGGGAGGAAGTATCTTGGGGGAGCAGAGGAGATTCGAAAGTTGAATGAAGATGGGAAGCTCGAGAAGATTCTAGAAGGCTGCGAGAGGGTTGAAGAGAATAAAAATGGTAATGGGAAAGAGTGTGAGGCTTGTGGAGATATAAGGTTTGTGCCATGTGAGACATGTTCGGGGAGCTGCAAAGTGTacaatgaagatgatgaaagtGAAAAGGAAGATAGAGATTATGGTTTTCAAACGTGTCCTGATTGTAATGAGAATGGACTCGTTAGATGTCCTCTTTGTTGTGATTAG
- the LOC103854183 gene encoding mucin-5AC isoform X2 has translation MQGTLHHSHAKTFFSLFTSYVKFIKTASTTSNTDTQLTTKVDALTNAISVLTGAKSGSNSNFRETMLSMGKTLIEQKRSTSQRMTHQQKKMLVAAMVQWTKTVVTLVKTAVETAGKSIDVSNLGLDVDVNSIVGSGSDESPESGSGSNTNSGSIIYEDTTGGGSGSPSGSPGCSPSSTTTTQSDGSTMGSQSGTATESPSGTTTESPSGTTTDSPSGSPTDTPSGTTTETPSGTGTGSPSGSPTDSPSGATTDSPSETTTESPSDTTMGSPSGSPTDSPSGETTDSPSETTMGSPSGSPTDSPSGETTDSPSETTMGSPSGSPTDSPSGATTESQSDTTTESPSDTNTGSPSGSPTDGPSGATTESQSDTTTESPSGSPTDSPSGATTDSPSGTTTDSPSGATTDSPSDTTKGSPSGSPTDSPSGETTDSPTGATTESPSGTTTESPNGSPTDSPSGTATDSPSSTTTGGPSGSPTDSPSGSPTDSPSGSPTDSPSGSPTASEDATSNTNSQSSQSSTSSSSTTSAKEVEIQTSKEARSFIHGLEKKYAGTVQLDTFFEKLKTSMSASTKISNTDEKRFVSKMSSAVSSVSEAATTVTSKLAKSPEAKNRMESSQEKLMNTYKELEEVNSKIVSENKGKTVSSAQKSELKQILSKWEQVTTQFVENLVSSSSSSSSSSQSQQSQQSQKSHQSEQSQQGSTMKTETN, from the exons ATGCAAGGAACTTTACACCATTCGCATGCAAAG ACTTTCTTTTCACTGTTCACGTCTTACGTGAAATTCATCAAAACGGCATCGACCACATCGAATACTGATACTCAGCTAACAACAAAAGTTGACGCCCTCACCAATGCTATATCTGTGTTGACTGGTGCTAAAAGCGGA TCGAATTCAAATTTTAGAGAGACCATGCTGTCAATGGGAAAGACTTTGATTGAGCAGAAGAGGAGTACTTCACAGCGCATGACACATCAGCAAAAGAAAATGTTGGTTGCGGCTATGGTGCAATGGACTAAAACGGTAGTTACATTGGTGAAAACGGCCGTAGAGACAGCAGGAAAGTCTATTGATGTATCGAACCTAGGGCTTGACGTTGATGTTAACTCCATTGTTGGAAGTGGAAGTGATGAAAGCCCAGAAAGCGGTTCAGGAAGCAATACTAATTCAGGTTCAATCATTTACGAAGACACTACCGGTGGAGGTTCAGGCAGTCCGAGTGGAAGTCCCGGATGCAGCCCTTCTTCGACCACGACCACACAATCCGACGGTTCTACCATGGGCAGCCAAAGTGGTACAGCCACAGAGAGCCCGAGTGGTACAACCACAGAGAGCCCGAGTGGTACAACCACGGACAGTCCAAGTGGAAGTCCCACGGACACCCCGAGTGGTACAACCACGGAGACCCCGAGTGGTACAGGCACGGGAAGCCCGAGTGGAAGTCCCACGGACAGCCCGAGTGGTGCAACCACGGACAGCCCGAGTGAAACAACCACAGAGAGCCCGAGTGATACAACCATGGGGAGCCCGAGTGGAAGTCCCACGGACAGCCCGAGTGGTGAAACCACAGACAGCCCGAGTGAAACAACCATGGGGAGCCCGAGTGGAAGTCCCACGGACAGCCCGAGTGGTGAAACCACAGACAGCCCGAGTGAAACAACCATGGGGAGCCCGAGTGGAAGTCCCACGGACAGCCCGAGTGGTGCAACTACAGAGAGCCAGAGTGATACAACCACGGAGAGCCCGAGTGATACAAACACGGGGAGCCCAAGTGGAAGTCCCACAGACGGCCCGAGTGGTGCAACCACAGAGAGCCAGAGTGATACAACCACGGAGAGCCCAAGTGGAAGTCCCACGGACAGCCCGAGTGGTGCAACCACAGACAGCCCGAGTGGCACAACCACAGACAGCCCGAGTGGTGCAACCACAGACAGCCCGAGTGATACAACCAAGGGGAGCCCGAGTGGAAGTCCCACGGACAGCCCGAGTGGTGAAACCACGGACAGCCCGACTGGTGCAACCACAGAAAGCCCAAGTGGTACAACCACAGAAAGCCCGAATGGAAGTCCCACGGACAGCCCTTCTggtacagccacagacagcccgAGTAGCACAACCACAGGTGGCCCGAGTGGAAGTCCCACAGACAGCCCGAGCGGAAGTCCCACGGACAGCCCGAGCGGAAGTCCCACGGACAGCCCGAGCGGAAGTCCCACTGCTAGCGAAGATGCTACTTCTAATACCAACAGCCAAAGCTCACAAAGTTCAACAAGTAGCTCATCAACAACATCAGCGAAAGAAGTCGAGATTCAAACATCCAAAGAAGCAAGGTCATTCATTCATGGCCTAGAGAAGAAGTACGCAGGAACCGTACAACTCGACACTTTCTTCGAGAAACTCAAGACTTCCATGTCTGCTTCCACAAAGATCTCTAACACAGATGAAAAACGCTTCGTTTCTAAAATGAGTTCTGCAGTTAGTTCAGTGTCCGAGGCCGCAACTACTGTTACTTCAAAGTTAGCCAAATCACCAGAG GCTAAGAACCGCATGGAATCTTCCCAAGAAAAATTGATGAATACTTACAAAGAACTAGAAGAGGTAAACAGTAAAATCGTGAGCGAGAATAAAGGCAAGACAGTGTCGTCCGCACAAAAGTCAGAGCTTAAGCAGATACTCAGTAAATGGGAACAAGTCACCACCCAGTTTGTGGAGAATCTTGTTTCTTCgagttcttcatcttcatcttcctctcaGTCTCAGCAATCTCAACAGTCTCAAAAATCTCATCAGTCTGAACAGTCTCAGCAAGGCAGTACCATGAAGACTGAGACCAATTGA
- the LOC103854180 gene encoding transcription factor PRE5: MSNRRSRQSSSALRISDDQMIDLVSKLCQLLPEIRERRRSDKVSASKVLQETCNYIRKLHREVDNLSDRLSQLLDAVDEDSHEASVIRSLLM; the protein is encoded by the exons ATGTCTAACAGGAGATCAAGACAATCTTCAAGTGCTCTGAGGATCTCCGATGATCAGATGATCGACCTTGTTAGTAAGCTTTGTCAGCTTTTGCCCGAGATTCGTGAACGGCGCCGTTCTGATAAG GTGTCAGCATCAAAGGTACTTCAAGAGACATGCAACTATATAAGAAAGCTGCATCGAGAAGTTGACAATCTCAGTGACCGTTTGTCGCAGCTCCTGGACGCCGTTGATGAAGATAGCCATGAAGCTTCCGTCATTAGAAGCTTGCTCATGTAA